The Nitrospirota bacterium genome includes a window with the following:
- the dop gene encoding depupylase/deamidase Dop, which produces MQESTSLTTPRVLGTETEFGIASRDPAAADPVANSIAVIGHYPGLPAPLAVWDYENENPLLDARGFEVAGERERPNPDYNRQLNKVLANGGRLYVDGAHPEYSTPECTNPREIVAFERAGAHILAQCLEQMARTTGRDSFVLYKNNSDGKGNSYGYHESYLMSRTVPFDRIVKAVAPFLVTRLIFAGAGKVGAENQANQTDYQISQRADFFECLVDLNTMVRRPIVNSRDEPHAEHAKYRRLHVIAGDANMAELSTYLKVGTLAILLELLDAGVEMPQIELEDPVRGIKQVSRDLGMKEPLKLSGGRSMTAVAIQRTYLKAAMGYYACHDLSQVTKDILVRWEEVLDKLEQDSRLLVRELDWVAKRQMMESYMERKGCGWDDPRIRLMDLQYHDVRPDKGLYFTLERSHLIERIVQEVEVARAEFTPPPGTRAYFRGRCVSQFAKSLYGVSWTSVLFDVGNKQVKRVPLMDPLRGTASLTSDLLDQVETVDALLEKLKA; this is translated from the coding sequence ATGCAGGAATCTACCTCGTTGACGACTCCCCGCGTGCTGGGCACAGAAACAGAGTTCGGCATTGCCTCACGCGATCCTGCCGCCGCAGACCCAGTCGCCAATTCCATCGCGGTCATCGGACATTATCCTGGGCTGCCGGCTCCTCTGGCAGTCTGGGACTATGAAAATGAGAATCCGCTGCTCGATGCGCGGGGATTCGAAGTCGCGGGGGAGCGGGAGCGGCCCAATCCAGACTACAATCGCCAGTTGAACAAAGTGCTGGCCAACGGAGGCCGCCTCTACGTCGACGGGGCTCATCCGGAATATTCCACGCCAGAATGTACCAACCCTCGTGAAATCGTGGCCTTCGAACGGGCCGGCGCCCATATTCTGGCCCAATGTCTTGAGCAGATGGCGCGCACGACCGGGCGGGATTCGTTCGTCTTGTACAAGAACAATTCTGATGGCAAGGGGAACAGCTACGGCTACCACGAAAGCTATCTCATGTCCCGGACGGTTCCCTTCGACCGCATCGTAAAAGCCGTGGCGCCGTTTTTGGTGACGAGGCTTATTTTCGCCGGGGCAGGGAAGGTCGGGGCGGAGAATCAGGCTAACCAAACCGATTATCAGATCTCGCAGCGGGCGGATTTTTTCGAGTGTCTGGTCGATCTCAATACGATGGTCCGTCGTCCCATCGTCAATTCACGCGATGAGCCCCATGCGGAGCATGCCAAGTACCGGCGGCTGCATGTGATTGCCGGGGATGCCAACATGGCGGAATTGTCGACTTACCTCAAGGTCGGGACCTTGGCCATCCTGCTGGAACTGCTGGATGCAGGAGTCGAGATGCCGCAGATTGAGTTGGAGGACCCGGTTCGTGGCATCAAGCAGGTCTCGCGCGATCTGGGCATGAAGGAGCCTCTTAAGCTGTCGGGGGGCCGCTCAATGACGGCGGTGGCAATTCAGCGGACCTATTTGAAGGCAGCCATGGGATACTATGCCTGTCACGATCTTTCCCAAGTTACGAAAGATATTCTCGTCCGCTGGGAAGAGGTGCTGGATAAGTTGGAACAAGACTCTCGGCTCTTGGTGCGCGAGTTGGATTGGGTGGCCAAGCGCCAGATGATGGAATCCTATATGGAGCGGAAGGGCTGCGGCTGGGACGATCCTCGCATCCGGCTGATGGATCTCCAGTATCACGATGTCCGCCCGGACAAGGGCCTCTATTTTACGCTCGAACGGAGCCACCTGATCGAGCGCATCGTGCAGGAGGTCGAGGTTGCGCGGGCGGAGTTCACTCCCCCTCCCGGGACGCGCGCCTATTTCCGCGGACGCTGTGTCAGCCAGTTTGCAAAGTCGCTCTATGGGGTCAGCTGGACCTCGGTGCTTTTCGACGTCGGCAACAAACAGGTCAAACGGGTGCCCTTGATGGATCCGCTCCGAGGCACGGCTTCGCTGACGAGCGACCTGCTAGACCAGGTTGAGACCGTCGATGCATTGCTGGAGAAGCTCAAGGCCTGA
- the prcB gene encoding proteasome subunit beta, producing the protein MKLPFLPNHDDSSFFDFLTQHHPALTPTGRSGFLQAQASGEPMRGAGAMSVPHATTVLAIKYQQGVVIAGDRRATEGFQIAERRIEKVFKIDDYSAMAIAGAAGPCIEMAKLFQVELEHYEKLEGVQLSCEGKANKLGQMVKANLPMVFQGLVVMPLYVGYDVKRTEGRIFKYDLSGGRYEESDYHAIGSGGKDARNTMREHFLKGLAEPEALKLALLALYNAADDDVGTGGPDLVRGIYPTAKIVDGRGITDVSEQQIRSIYDGLLATRRSKES; encoded by the coding sequence ATGAAATTACCATTTCTTCCCAACCACGATGATTCGAGCTTCTTCGACTTTTTGACGCAGCACCATCCGGCGCTGACTCCGACAGGACGGAGCGGCTTCTTACAGGCGCAGGCGTCTGGCGAGCCGATGCGCGGAGCCGGTGCGATGAGCGTGCCCCATGCCACCACGGTGCTGGCGATCAAGTATCAACAGGGGGTGGTAATCGCCGGAGATCGCCGGGCGACGGAAGGATTTCAAATTGCCGAGCGCCGGATCGAGAAGGTCTTCAAGATCGACGACTATTCCGCAATGGCGATCGCCGGCGCAGCCGGTCCCTGCATCGAGATGGCCAAGCTGTTCCAAGTCGAGCTGGAGCATTACGAGAAGCTGGAAGGCGTGCAACTATCCTGCGAGGGGAAGGCCAACAAGCTCGGACAGATGGTGAAGGCCAATTTGCCGATGGTCTTTCAAGGGTTGGTCGTTATGCCGCTGTATGTCGGTTACGATGTGAAACGGACCGAAGGCCGCATCTTCAAGTACGATCTCTCCGGTGGCCGGTACGAAGAGTCGGACTACCATGCCATCGGGTCCGGCGGGAAAGATGCACGCAATACGATGCGGGAGCATTTCCTCAAGGGCCTGGCCGAGCCGGAGGCCCTGAAGTTGGCTCTGCTGGCTCTGTATAATGCGGCAGATGACGATGTCGGCACCGGGGGGCCGGATCTCGTGCGGGGCATTTATCCCACTGCGAAGATTGTGGACGGGCGCGGTATTACCGACGTGTCCGAGCAGCAGATTCGCAGCATCTATGACGGGTTGCTCGCGACCCGCCGTTCCAAGGAGAGTTAA